A single genomic interval of Nostoc commune NIES-4072 harbors:
- the pstS gene encoding phosphate ABC transporter substrate-binding protein PstS, whose product MIFSTTILNRVVATSVVTASVALSPFFSAIAQAQTLNGAGATFPAPLYERYAREVKKKYPDLKINYQAIGSGGGIRQVTAGTVDFGGSDAAMKDSEIAKVKNGVILVPTAGGAVSVVYNVPGVNNLKLSRSTLPAIFSGQITKWDDAKIKADNPGVNLPNQPIKFVVRADGSGTTFIFTNHLSATSSYFKGRVGANTAPKWTLPNVLKGKGNPGVAALVSRTPGSIGYVEYAYAVKNNLKSALIQNKRGEFVAPSLQSANAALSTVTFPDNYRVFVGDPGQGYPIVGLTWMMVYKQYANASKADAIKKWINWVLKDGQQYNDDLNYTKIPSDVANRVLQTVNNSVKP is encoded by the coding sequence ATGATTTTTTCGACCACCATCTTGAATCGTGTCGTCGCTACTTCAGTGGTGACAGCTTCTGTCGCACTTAGTCCATTTTTTAGTGCGATCGCACAAGCTCAAACTTTGAACGGTGCAGGAGCAACTTTTCCGGCTCCGCTTTACGAACGCTATGCTCGTGAAGTGAAAAAGAAGTATCCAGACTTGAAAATTAACTACCAAGCAATAGGTAGCGGTGGTGGTATTCGTCAAGTTACTGCTGGAACCGTTGACTTTGGTGGTAGTGATGCTGCCATGAAAGATAGTGAAATCGCTAAAGTCAAGAATGGTGTAATATTAGTACCCACAGCAGGCGGTGCTGTTTCTGTTGTTTACAATGTTCCAGGTGTTAATAATCTCAAATTATCCCGTAGTACACTACCGGCAATTTTTTCAGGTCAAATTACCAAATGGGATGACGCAAAAATTAAAGCTGATAATCCAGGTGTCAATCTACCAAATCAACCAATTAAATTTGTTGTTCGCGCCGATGGTAGCGGTACAACTTTCATTTTTACTAACCACTTAAGCGCTACTAGCAGTTATTTTAAAGGCAGAGTTGGAGCTAACACTGCTCCCAAATGGACTCTGCCAAACGTCCTCAAAGGCAAAGGCAACCCAGGCGTAGCTGCTTTGGTATCTCGTACTCCTGGTTCTATTGGTTATGTAGAATATGCCTACGCTGTCAAAAACAATCTGAAATCAGCGCTAATACAAAATAAGAGAGGAGAATTTGTTGCTCCTTCTTTACAATCTGCAAATGCAGCTTTGTCAACTGTCACTTTCCCAGACAACTACCGTGTTTTCGTAGGAGATCCAGGACAAGGTTATCCAATCGTCGGTCTTACGTGGATGATGGTTTACAAACAGTATGCTAATGCTTCTAAAGCTGATGCTATAAAAAAATGGATTAATTGGGTATTGAAAGACGGTCAACAGTATAACGATGACCTTAACTACACCAAAATTCCATCTGATGTAGCAAATCGGGTGCTTCAGACAGTAAATAACTCTGTCAAGCCTTAA
- the pstB gene encoding phosphate ABC transporter ATP-binding protein PstB, translated as MSNLIPAIKVKNISFYYGTIKAIEKVSIDIYQKQVTAIIGPSGCGKSTFIKILNRISELEGPVKVEGDVEFFGQNIYAPRVNINRLRRQIGMVFQKPNPFPISIYENVAYGMRIAGRYSKLELDEIVESALHSAALWDEVKDKLDKSALGLSGGQQQRLCIARALAVKPKVLLMDEPCSALDPIATMKVEELLHSLQSELTIAIVTHNMQQAARVSDFTAFFSTDESRIGQMVEFGATEQIFNNPIDPRTRDYISGRFG; from the coding sequence ATGAGTAACCTAATACCAGCTATCAAAGTTAAAAATATCAGTTTTTACTATGGCACAATAAAAGCGATTGAAAAGGTGTCAATAGATATTTATCAAAAGCAAGTAACCGCAATTATTGGCCCTAGTGGTTGTGGTAAATCTACCTTCATCAAAATTTTGAATCGCATTAGCGAATTAGAAGGGCCTGTGAAAGTTGAAGGAGATGTAGAATTTTTTGGTCAAAATATTTATGCTCCTCGTGTCAACATCAATCGGTTACGCCGTCAAATTGGTATGGTGTTCCAAAAACCGAATCCTTTTCCGATAAGCATCTACGAAAATGTTGCCTATGGTATGAGGATAGCAGGCAGGTATTCAAAATTAGAATTAGATGAAATTGTCGAATCTGCACTTCACAGCGCTGCTCTTTGGGATGAAGTCAAAGATAAGCTAGATAAATCAGCTTTAGGGCTTTCTGGTGGTCAACAACAAAGATTATGTATTGCCCGTGCTTTAGCAGTCAAGCCAAAAGTTCTGCTGATGGATGAGCCTTGCTCGGCTCTTGACCCCATCGCTACTATGAAAGTTGAGGAACTACTTCATAGCTTGCAGTCTGAATTGACAATTGCGATCGTTACCCATAACATGCAACAAGCCGCTCGCGTCTCTGATTTTACAGCTTTTTTTAGCACTGATGAAAGTCGGATAGGCCAAATGGTTGAATTTGGCGCTACAGAGCAAATTTTTAACAACCCAATAGACCCCCGCACCCGCGACTACATTTCAGGGCGTTTTGGTTAA
- the pstA gene encoding phosphate ABC transporter permease PstA, producing the protein MSGYIQSETDELATELCSPLPTERVIFTYTMNAIAFGFTVLALIPLLSILWEIFVRGISGLKSEMFVKAVIDNGFGNAILGTIIMVVIGAILSIPTGIMTGIFLAEFGQTNSIASVVRFISSILTGVPSIVVGVFAYGVIVLVTKGFSAIAGGFALAVIMLPVIILTTEESLKLIPTSQRLASAALGGTRFQTTLRIVVTAAIPGITTGILLAVARAAGETAPLIFTALFSLDWSEGLLSPTASLPVLIFNLYNDPDPQKNQLVWTTSIVLLGLILCVNILSRLVIKQRKLK; encoded by the coding sequence ATGAGTGGTTATATTCAGTCAGAAACTGATGAATTGGCAACAGAATTATGTAGTCCTCTGCCAACAGAGCGAGTAATATTTACATATACAATGAATGCGATCGCCTTTGGTTTTACAGTTCTGGCACTAATTCCTTTATTATCAATTTTGTGGGAAATTTTCGTTCGGGGAATATCTGGACTGAAATCAGAAATGTTTGTCAAAGCAGTTATTGATAATGGCTTTGGCAATGCCATCTTAGGAACCATAATCATGGTGGTAATTGGTGCTATTTTAAGCATTCCCACAGGAATAATGACAGGAATTTTCTTGGCAGAATTTGGTCAAACCAACTCAATTGCTAGTGTTGTTCGTTTTATCAGCAGTATTTTAACAGGCGTGCCTTCAATAGTTGTAGGCGTATTCGCTTATGGTGTGATAGTTTTGGTAACTAAAGGATTTAGTGCGATCGCAGGTGGTTTTGCTTTAGCCGTGATTATGCTACCTGTAATTATATTGACCACGGAAGAATCTTTAAAACTGATTCCCACATCTCAACGTCTAGCCTCTGCTGCTTTAGGAGGAACTCGCTTTCAAACTACCCTTCGCATTGTTGTCACTGCTGCAATTCCCGGAATTACTACAGGCATTTTATTAGCTGTAGCTCGTGCTGCTGGTGAAACAGCACCCTTAATTTTTACTGCTTTATTTAGTTTAGATTGGTCAGAAGGATTATTAAGTCCAACAGCTTCTTTACCAGTATTAATTTTTAACCTTTACAACGACCCAGATCCGCAAAAAAATCAATTAGTCTGGACTACTTCTATAGTTCTACTTGGCTTAATTTTATGTGTTAATATTCTCTCTCGCTTAGTTATTAAGCAAAGAAAACTGAAGTAA
- the pstC gene encoding phosphate ABC transporter permease subunit PstC gives MVNSSEPADRNSSHDSNLGDEDFNLTAIGGTNLWFDQGFTRLVYLFAVITVAVLLLMSWVILHEALPAIKQFGLGFLWGQDWDTGNQIFGALPYIYGTLVSSAIAILFAVPIGIAVALVTSENFLPPSLRTTLAFVVELIAAIPSVIIGLWAIFVFIPVLEPLQKWLASTFKWIPLFNTEDPSGTNILTAGIILAIMILPTMAAITRDVLMAIPKELRSASMALGGTRWETIFRVLLPTGFSGIVSAAMLALGRALGETMAVTMVIGNSAQISASLLNPGYTIPSVLANEFAEAEPGLHIGALSYLALILFGLTLAVNIGAVLLVKWVGRKNK, from the coding sequence ATGGTAAATTCATCGGAACCAGCCGACAGAAATTCATCACATGATTCTAATCTAGGCGATGAAGATTTCAATTTAACAGCTATTGGTGGCACAAATCTTTGGTTTGACCAGGGTTTTACACGGCTAGTATACTTATTTGCCGTGATTACTGTTGCAGTGCTACTTTTGATGAGTTGGGTAATTTTACACGAAGCTCTACCAGCAATTAAGCAGTTTGGATTGGGGTTTTTGTGGGGTCAAGATTGGGATACAGGTAATCAGATTTTTGGTGCATTACCTTATATTTATGGAACTTTGGTAAGTAGTGCGATCGCTATTTTATTCGCTGTCCCAATTGGCATAGCAGTAGCCCTAGTCACGAGTGAAAATTTCTTACCTCCATCGCTACGAACAACCCTAGCATTTGTTGTTGAATTAATTGCAGCTATTCCTAGTGTCATTATTGGTTTGTGGGCGATTTTTGTCTTTATTCCAGTTCTAGAACCTTTACAAAAATGGCTAGCCAGCACTTTTAAATGGATACCACTATTTAATACAGAAGACCCTTCTGGGACTAATATTTTGACTGCTGGAATTATTCTAGCCATCATGATTTTGCCTACAATGGCAGCAATTACTCGTGATGTTTTAATGGCTATCCCTAAAGAATTACGTAGCGCATCTATGGCTTTAGGTGGTACTCGTTGGGAAACAATTTTTCGGGTCTTGCTACCAACTGGATTTTCTGGAATAGTGAGTGCAGCAATGCTCGCCTTAGGACGTGCTTTGGGTGAAACAATGGCTGTCACTATGGTAATTGGCAACTCTGCTCAAATCAGTGCTTCTTTACTCAATCCAGGTTATACAATTCCCTCTGTATTAGCTAATGAATTTGCCGAGGCTGAACCGGGCTTGCATATAGGCGCTTTAAGCTATTTGGCGTTGATTTTGTTTGGGTTGACTCTAGCTGTAAATATTGGGGCTGTACTCTTGGTAAAATGGGTTGGTAGGAAAAATAAATAA